In Pseudomonas fakonensis, one DNA window encodes the following:
- a CDS encoding DUF3077 domain-containing protein encodes MNDKTAGVTGFGYGDGEQPLFRVQPGQDAKLAMEQASAIMTCVKRMTLLAATDGEANLGWGAHLLSDMAKAVMDDVEVGRGRDS; translated from the coding sequence ATGAACGACAAGACAGCCGGCGTGACCGGCTTCGGCTATGGCGATGGTGAGCAGCCGCTGTTTCGGGTGCAGCCCGGGCAGGATGCAAAGCTTGCGATGGAGCAGGCCTCGGCGATCATGACCTGCGTGAAGCGCATGACCCTGCTGGCGGCCACCGATGGCGAGGCGAACCTGGGTTGGGGGGCGCACTTGCTGAGCGATATGGCCAAGGCGGTGATGGATGATGTGGAGGTTGGCCGAGGGCGCGATTCGTAG
- a CDS encoding universal stress protein encodes MPHPVLIAIDASPAAGALLTLARRYCRPGEHTLHVLLAIDSTFAVHDQPKAYTEQELVEYPAACDEQQLAERAVATAVRALREAGFDSLGCMVAGQPVEAIVAKARELECELIIMGHRHLSRLGRLLDPSISAKVIDRVKVPVLVGLGE; translated from the coding sequence ATGCCCCACCCAGTCCTGATCGCCATCGACGCCTCCCCCGCCGCCGGCGCTCTGCTCACCCTGGCCCGCCGCTACTGCCGCCCCGGCGAGCACACCTTGCACGTGCTGCTGGCCATCGACAGCACCTTCGCCGTGCACGACCAGCCCAAGGCCTACACCGAGCAGGAGCTTGTGGAATACCCCGCGGCCTGCGACGAACAGCAACTGGCCGAACGCGCCGTCGCCACCGCCGTGCGCGCCCTGCGCGAAGCCGGCTTCGACAGCCTCGGCTGCATGGTCGCCGGGCAACCGGTGGAGGCCATCGTCGCCAAGGCCCGGGAGCTTGAATGCGAGCTGATCATCATGGGGCACCGGCATCTGTCGCGGCTCGGCAGGCTGCTGGACCCGTCGATCAGTGCCAAGGTGATTGACCGGGTTAAAGTCCCGGTTTTGGTAGGGTTGGGCGAGTAA